From the genome of Gammaproteobacteria bacterium, one region includes:
- a CDS encoding FAD-dependent oxidoreductase yields the protein MADNSLKSHARVIVIGGGIAGCSTLYHLTREGWTDVVLVERDELTSGSTWHAAAQVTQFGGNQTMVALKRHSIDLYRELAADPENPISYHITGGMRLAHTPDQVDSYRHYVGMAAGMGVDMEFIDAAEVGKRHPLISTQDLLGAWWDPLDGDIDPAGITFALARKAREAGAEVSRFNPVERITRKSSGEFIVHSKHGDITCEKVVNATGYRVNEVGNMLGVTHPVTSMEHMYFLTDTMPELEALDFRVPIIRDPGDDFYSRQEKLGLLIGVYEQSCKTFGMDGIDPDFTQALCPSDLDRCLDNMERIFERLPALTEAGIHTVINGPITYTIDGAPLIGPIPGIENAYCAIGLRAGIGESGGHGKLLAEIIVHGECEWDAWFLDPRRFTQYANTEHTCLKAIEDYQNEFHYHLPHEHRPASRLARTTPLYAVLDQMHCAWGVVNGWERVLFFKPDAEFVDEHSYRFTPTRAVVATEVEHLQQQVSIMEVSGFNRYEISGDGVEAFLDQMICGRLPTGIGKVGLCYLLTEKGNILSEATLVKLGENRYWWGSAAAAEWHDRDWLNRYKPDTVTITEMASSHTILVVAGPKSRALLQSVSPRCDWSSTAFPWLRCRQMFIGHAEVTAMSVSFSGELAYELHVPNEQLYLVWQTIVEAGKEFDLGYFGLYATESMRLEKGYLHWKADLIYEHDPFEARLDRFVKLDKGGFIGKQALLEQIERGPRKLLVSMTVDCDVACAHGGDPVFVGAEQIGSVTSGGYGHRTAKNIAYAYVDPGAAEVGTRLSLGILGEKYDAVVVGPVLYDPENRLVQS from the coding sequence ATGGCAGACAACAGCTTAAAATCACATGCACGCGTGATCGTCATTGGCGGTGGCATTGCGGGCTGTTCAACCCTGTATCATTTAACACGCGAGGGCTGGACCGACGTGGTACTGGTCGAGCGCGACGAGTTAACCTCGGGTTCGACCTGGCACGCGGCAGCACAGGTCACCCAGTTTGGCGGCAATCAAACCATGGTTGCACTGAAGCGTCACAGTATCGACCTGTACCGTGAACTCGCCGCCGATCCCGAGAACCCGATTTCCTACCACATTACCGGTGGGATGCGGCTCGCACATACGCCCGACCAGGTCGACAGCTATCGTCATTACGTCGGCATGGCAGCTGGCATGGGAGTTGACATGGAGTTCATCGACGCCGCTGAAGTCGGTAAGCGTCATCCCCTGATTAGCACCCAGGATTTACTCGGCGCCTGGTGGGATCCCCTCGACGGCGATATTGACCCGGCCGGAATCACGTTTGCGCTGGCGCGCAAGGCGCGCGAGGCCGGTGCCGAGGTTTCCCGCTTCAATCCGGTGGAGCGCATTACCCGAAAATCCAGTGGTGAATTTATCGTCCACAGCAAGCACGGCGACATCACCTGCGAAAAGGTCGTCAACGCGACCGGGTATCGCGTCAACGAGGTTGGCAACATGCTCGGGGTAACGCATCCGGTCACGTCGATGGAGCACATGTATTTCCTGACGGATACGATGCCGGAGCTCGAGGCGCTCGACTTTCGGGTGCCCATCATCCGCGATCCCGGAGACGATTTTTACAGCCGCCAGGAAAAGCTGGGGTTGCTGATCGGCGTCTACGAGCAAAGTTGTAAAACCTTCGGTATGGACGGTATCGATCCCGATTTTACCCAGGCTCTGTGCCCTTCCGATCTCGACCGCTGCCTCGATAACATGGAGCGGATCTTCGAGCGCCTGCCCGCGCTCACCGAGGCCGGCATCCATACGGTCATCAACGGCCCAATAACCTACACCATCGATGGTGCACCGTTGATCGGCCCGATACCGGGCATCGAGAACGCCTATTGCGCTATCGGCTTACGCGCGGGTATCGGCGAATCCGGTGGTCACGGCAAGTTGCTTGCCGAAATAATCGTGCATGGCGAATGCGAATGGGACGCCTGGTTTCTCGATCCGCGACGCTTCACCCAGTATGCCAATACCGAGCATACCTGCCTGAAAGCTATCGAGGACTATCAAAACGAGTTCCACTACCACCTGCCGCACGAGCATCGGCCCGCATCGCGTCTCGCTCGCACCACCCCGCTCTACGCGGTACTTGACCAGATGCACTGCGCCTGGGGTGTCGTCAACGGCTGGGAGCGCGTACTATTCTTCAAGCCCGACGCTGAGTTCGTCGATGAGCATAGCTACCGGTTTACGCCGACCAGGGCAGTGGTTGCAACAGAAGTCGAGCACCTGCAACAGCAGGTCAGTATCATGGAAGTCTCCGGGTTCAACCGTTACGAAATCAGCGGGGATGGCGTTGAAGCATTTCTCGATCAAATGATTTGCGGGCGCCTGCCGACCGGGATCGGCAAGGTAGGCCTGTGTTACCTGCTCACCGAAAAAGGCAATATCCTTAGCGAGGCCACGCTGGTAAAACTGGGCGAGAATCGCTACTGGTGGGGCTCGGCGGCAGCGGCCGAATGGCACGATCGAGATTGGCTGAATCGATACAAGCCTGATACGGTAACGATTACCGAAATGGCGAGTAGCCACACTATTTTGGTGGTTGCGGGACCGAAGTCACGCGCCCTGTTACAGTCGGTATCCCCGCGTTGCGACTGGTCAAGCACGGCTTTCCCCTGGTTACGCTGCCGGCAGATGTTCATCGGTCATGCCGAGGTGACCGCGATGAGCGTCAGTTTTTCGGGCGAACTTGCCTACGAGTTGCACGTACCGAATGAACAGCTTTACCTGGTGTGGCAGACCATAGTCGAGGCCGGGAAGGAATTTGATCTCGGTTACTTCGGGCTCTATGCAACTGAATCTATGCGTCTCGAGAAAGGCTACCTGCACTGGAAAGCGGACCTGATCTATGAACATGATCCGTTCGAGGCGAGACTCGATCGTTTCGTCAAGCTGGACAAGGGCGGCTTTATCGGCAAACAGGCTTTGCTCGAGCAAATCGAACGCGGACCGCGCAAGCTACTGGTATCGATGACGGTCGATTGCGATGTTGCCTGCGCCCATGGCGGTGACCCGGTATTCGTAGGCGCCGAGCAGATCGGATCGGTAACTTCAGGAGGCTATGGTCACCGGACAGCAAAGAATATTGCCTATGCCTACGTCGATCCCGGTGCAGCGGAAGTGGGGACCCGCCTCAGTCTTGGCATTCTTGGCGAAAAATACGATGCTGTCGTGGTGGGCCCGGTACTATATGATCCGGAAAACCGCCTGGTGCAGTCATGA
- a CDS encoding trimethylamine methyltransferase family protein, translating into MSKPVRSKRRRGGSRDAMLAKRSKPPAINPAPAGPVGGQYRPLTEAQVSQIYNTSLRMLAELGMGDSPPALTEQALKCGATINDLGRLCFSKDMVEDIIDGACKSFVFHGRDQKHSFEVGGDRVYFGTGGAAVQTLDLDTHVYRPSTLADLFDFTRLVDTLPNISWFTRCCVATDIPDIFELDFNTAYCLMRGTQKPVGTSFTLGAHVDPIVDMFDRVAGGEGKFAEKPFCKVHISPIISPMRYGEDAFEVALASIRRGMPINTIVAAMSGATSPATIDGMLAASFAETLAALVMVNVFVPGYPVIFSNWPFVIDLRTGAFCGGGGEISILNAGAAQLANHIGVPSGVASSMSDAKAVDAQMGMEKALSSLACGLSGANMVYESSGMMASLLGASFEAFVLDNEMLSHVYRMIRGVEVTEDTLAFEAMKNVITGAGHFIGETQTMEAMERDYFYPKLGDRLEPTTWAESGAQDAGQKANQEVREILARHQPNYIDSAVDVAIRSKHNILLP; encoded by the coding sequence ATGAGTAAACCTGTCAGATCTAAACGACGCCGGGGTGGCAGCCGTGATGCCATGCTGGCCAAGCGCAGTAAACCACCCGCGATCAATCCCGCGCCGGCGGGCCCGGTGGGCGGCCAGTACCGACCATTAACCGAAGCCCAGGTCAGCCAGATTTATAATACCTCGTTACGCATGCTGGCCGAGCTCGGCATGGGCGACTCGCCTCCCGCCCTGACCGAGCAGGCACTAAAATGTGGCGCCACTATCAACGACCTGGGGCGTCTGTGCTTTTCAAAGGACATGGTCGAGGACATAATCGACGGCGCCTGCAAATCTTTTGTTTTCCACGGACGTGATCAAAAGCACAGCTTCGAGGTCGGCGGTGATCGCGTCTATTTCGGTACCGGGGGCGCCGCGGTGCAAACGCTGGATCTCGACACCCACGTTTATCGCCCCTCGACACTGGCGGATCTATTCGATTTTACCCGTCTCGTCGATACCCTGCCCAACATATCCTGGTTTACCCGCTGCTGTGTTGCGACCGACATCCCGGACATCTTTGAGCTCGATTTCAATACCGCCTACTGCCTGATGCGCGGTACGCAGAAACCGGTTGGCACCAGCTTTACGCTGGGCGCGCACGTCGACCCGATTGTCGATATGTTTGACCGGGTCGCCGGCGGCGAGGGAAAGTTTGCCGAGAAACCATTTTGCAAGGTGCACATCAGCCCGATCATTTCGCCGATGCGTTATGGCGAGGACGCCTTCGAAGTCGCGCTGGCCAGCATCCGCCGCGGTATGCCAATTAACACAATTGTCGCCGCCATGTCGGGAGCAACTTCGCCGGCGACGATTGACGGCATGCTCGCTGCCTCGTTTGCCGAAACCCTGGCGGCACTGGTCATGGTCAATGTCTTCGTGCCCGGTTACCCGGTGATATTTTCCAACTGGCCTTTTGTCATCGACCTGCGCACTGGCGCGTTTTGTGGCGGCGGCGGCGAAATCTCGATTCTGAACGCGGGTGCAGCACAGCTGGCCAATCATATCGGTGTTCCCTCCGGGGTTGCTTCGAGCATGTCCGATGCAAAAGCCGTGGATGCACAGATGGGCATGGAAAAAGCGCTGTCATCACTCGCCTGCGGTTTGTCGGGCGCCAACATGGTTTATGAATCATCGGGCATGATGGCCAGCCTACTGGGCGCTTCCTTCGAGGCCTTCGTGCTCGACAATGAAATGTTATCGCATGTCTACCGCATGATTCGCGGTGTCGAAGTAACCGAGGATACGCTGGCCTTCGAAGCGATGAAAAACGTGATTACCGGTGCGGGTCACTTCATTGGTGAAACCCAGACCATGGAGGCGATGGAGCGCGATTACTTTTATCCCAAACTGGGAGACCGCCTCGAGCCGACGACCTGGGCAGAGAGTGGTGCACAGGATGCCGGGCAGAAGGCTAACCAGGAAGTACGCGAGATACTGGCACGGCACCAACCGAACTATATCGATTCGGCAGTCGATGTCGCAATAAGAAGCAAGCATAACATCCTGCTGCCCTGA